The following proteins are encoded in a genomic region of Dyadobacter sp. UC 10:
- the rpmG gene encoding 50S ribosomal protein L33, with amino-acid sequence MAKKGNRVQVILECTEQKESGVPGMSRYVTTKNRKNTPGRMELKKFNSFLRRYTVHKEIK; translated from the coding sequence ATGGCTAAGAAAGGTAATAGAGTACAGGTCATACTGGAATGCACAGAACAGAAAGAAAGCGGTGTTCCGGGAATGTCACGCTATGTGACTACAAAAAATCGGAAAAATACGCCAGGCCGTATGGAATTGAAAAAATTCAATTCTTTCCTGAGACGCTATACAGTCCATAAAGAGATTAAATAA